The Rhopalosiphum maidis isolate BTI-1 chromosome 1, ASM367621v3, whole genome shotgun sequence genome has a segment encoding these proteins:
- the LOC113559350 gene encoding protein NipSnap-like, translated as MFNSILKQCTLSCTKQITVPFQFRSLSFNTASLKDNKELENNTNEGWLKKLLVRRIEPTKEQHSRMLSDKEVIYELQTHNVRPDSTDNYMKNYEQVVQLCQKIPNLKYELIGSWSVRVGDLDQYVHLWKHQGGYAEIDKTNNILIQNQEYAKLRNQCGQFLRSRHLQYLLAFSFWPSIELKSGSNIYEIRSYSLKPGTMIEWGNNWARAINHRRSNDEPFAGFFSQVGRLYNVHHFWCYKNLEVRTQTREAAWMSPGWDECVAYTVPLIKEMQSKILHPTPFSPTQ; from the exons ATGTTTAATTCCATATTGAAACAGTGTACGCTCTCGTGTACAAAACAGATCACTGTACCATTTCAATTCAG atctTTGTCTTTTAACACAGCCTCTCTTAAAGACAACAAAGAATTGGAAAATAACACTAATGAGGGATGGCTAAAAAAGTTGCTAGTTCGACGAATAGAACCAACTAAAGAGCAACACTCACGCATGTTATCTGACAAAGAAgtaatatatgaattacaaACGCACAATGTACGTCCCGATTCCActgataattatatgaaaaacta TGAACAGGTGGTCCAATTGTGTCAGAAAATACCCAATTTAAAGTATGAACTGATTGGTTCTTGGTCTGTACGTGTAGGTGATCTAGAccaatatgtacatttatggAAGCATCAAGGTGGTTATGCAGAAATtgataaaaccaataatattctaatacaaaatcaa gaATATGCAAAATTACGCAATCAATGTGGTCAGTTTTTGCGTTCAAGGCATCTACAGTACTTGTTAGCTTTCAGCTTTTGGCCttctattgaattaaaatctgGTTCCAATATATATGAGATTCGTAGTTATAGTTTGAAACCAGGTACAATGATTGAGTGGGGTAATAATTGGGCACGAGCAATCAATCACCGGCGTTCAAATGACGAGCCATTTGCAGGCTTCTTCTCTCAAGTGGGTCGTCTTTACAATGTTCATCATTTTTGGT gttataaaaatttagaagTGCGTACACAAACTAGAGAAGCTGCTTGGATGTCCCCTGGATGGGATGAATGTGTTGCATACACAGTTCCACTAATTAAAGAAAtgcaatctaaaatattacatccTACACCATTTTCCCCAACTCAgtaa
- the LOC113559355 gene encoding N-acetylglucosaminyl-phosphatidylinositol de-N-acetylase produces MNTMLYKIFHQNIFEVIDLSSAMFMTASVLVVGYVWTCMRASRRQKMLELENTPHRVLLITAHPDDECMFFGPVIQKLSKMKDVNLFLLCLSVGDFEGKGSLRKAELYDSCKILGIEKGNILLCKNTLLPDNPCVDWDTILLSDKIAEHVEQLEIDTVLTFDSYGVSGHRNHISIYLALFHLVYNKLLPDYCHVYSLDSVNTLRKYVKYIDVLFNNTSDFKCTISTTEQNCVTKAMQAHDSQYIWFRKLYMKFSRYTRVNTFTTISAD; encoded by the exons ATGAATACAatgttgtacaaaatatttcatcaaaacATTTTCGAAGTGATAGACCTAAGTTCGGCTATGTTCATGACAGCATCAGTCCTCGTCGTTGGATATGTCTGGACATGTATGCGTGCCTCTCGCAGGCAGAAGATGCTCGAGTTAGAGAATACACCACACAGGGTGTTATTGATCACCGCTCATCCTGACGATGAATGTATGTTTTTCGGTCCAGTCATACAGAAGCTGTCAAAAATGAAAGACGTAAATCTTTTCTTGCTGTGTCTGTCCGttg gtGACTTTGAAGGTAAGGGTTCACTGCGCAAAGCTGAACTGTATGATAGCTGCAAGATATTGGGCATTGAAAAGGGAAATATACTGTTGTGCAA GAATACTTTGCTTCCGGACAACCCATGTGTGGACTGGGACACAATTTTACTGTCTGATAAGATTGCTGAGCACGTAGAACAACTAGAAATCGATACTGTTTTGACATTTGACAGTTACGGTGTTAGTGGCCATCGAAATCATATATCAATATACTTAGCATTATTTCATTTAGTGTACAACAAATTACTTCCAGATT ACTGCCATGTATATTCACTGGATTCAGTCAACACTTTACgaaaatatgtcaaatataTTGATGTGTTGTTCAATAACACCTCAGACTTTAAATGTACTATTTCAACTACAGAACAAAATTGTGTAAca AAAGCAATGCAAGCACATGATTCTCAGTACATTTGGTTCAGAAAACTGTATATGAAATTTTCTAGATATACTAGGGTAAACACTTTTACTACAATTTCTGCTGATTAA